A region of Natribaculum luteum DNA encodes the following proteins:
- the tsaA gene encoding tRNA (N6-threonylcarbamoyladenosine(37)-N6)-methyltransferase TrmO, translating into MDEPIEYTPIGWIRTPFDDPAGMPIQSAATATEATVELEERFAPGVADLEEFSHAILVYHFHRGDPEPSLSVTPFLDEADRGVFATRAPVRPNRIGLSVVRVVAVEGATITVEGADVVDGTPLLDVKPFVPAFDAPEDADVGWLEGVDDPGAVTADERFADADETNRE; encoded by the coding sequence ATGGACGAGCCGATCGAGTACACACCGATCGGGTGGATTCGAACACCGTTCGACGACCCGGCGGGGATGCCGATCCAGTCCGCCGCCACGGCGACCGAGGCAACCGTCGAACTCGAGGAGCGGTTCGCACCCGGCGTCGCCGACCTCGAGGAATTCTCTCACGCGATTCTCGTCTACCACTTCCACCGGGGCGACCCGGAGCCGTCGCTTTCGGTCACGCCCTTTCTCGACGAGGCCGACCGGGGGGTGTTCGCGACGCGTGCGCCCGTCCGGCCGAACCGAATCGGGCTCTCGGTCGTCCGTGTCGTAGCCGTCGAGGGGGCGACGATCACGGTCGAAGGAGCCGACGTCGTCGACGGCACGCCGTTGCTCGACGTCAAGCCGTTCGTCCCCGCCTTCGACGCCCCCGAAGACGCCGACGTCGGCTGGCTCGAGGGCGTCGACGATCCGGGAGCGGTCACTGCCGACGAGCGGTTCGCCGACGCCGACGAGACGAACCGGGAGTGA
- a CDS encoding TIGR00341 family protein yields MRLVQLMVPMGAREKILETLEEEGVEYVVTDETSGREYTAVVYFPLPSAAVESVLDALHEEGVDEDAYTVVVDAETVISRKFETLRDEYENGDVEEDRISRQELQTHAEEMTPSFSIYVTLTVVSALVATAGLLLDSPAVVVGSMVIAPLIGPALGASIGTVLGDEDLLRSGVKHQVLGVALAIGSAAVFAWLIRMGNIVPPGLNIATIGEISERLTPDLLSLVIALGAGVAGILSIATGVSVALVGVMIAAALIPPAATAGIAIAFGEPAAAIGSTVLVFVNVLSVNLAGLVTLWYTGYRPESLFDLEPTRARIRRQIGALALVVLVFSAFLGGITYSTYQTGSFEQDARDEAVAVLEENGDDLQLIDLEVVLNDDYPFRGPERVVVTIGVPPDEADPDLAEELHERINQHADEPVGVQVRYVEVVER; encoded by the coding sequence GTGCGGCTCGTACAACTGATGGTTCCGATGGGGGCGCGAGAGAAGATCCTCGAGACGCTCGAGGAGGAAGGGGTCGAGTACGTCGTCACCGACGAGACGAGCGGTCGGGAGTACACGGCGGTCGTCTACTTCCCGCTGCCGTCGGCGGCGGTCGAGTCGGTACTCGACGCGCTACACGAGGAGGGCGTCGACGAGGACGCTTACACGGTGGTCGTCGACGCCGAGACGGTCATCTCGCGGAAGTTCGAGACGCTGCGCGACGAGTACGAGAACGGCGACGTCGAGGAGGATCGCATCTCCCGCCAGGAGTTACAGACCCACGCCGAGGAGATGACTCCCTCGTTCAGCATCTACGTGACGCTAACCGTCGTCAGCGCGCTGGTGGCGACGGCGGGACTGTTGCTCGACTCGCCGGCCGTCGTCGTCGGGTCGATGGTGATCGCGCCGCTGATCGGACCGGCGCTGGGTGCGAGCATCGGGACGGTACTCGGCGACGAAGACCTACTCAGAAGCGGGGTGAAACATCAGGTACTGGGCGTCGCCCTCGCGATCGGATCGGCAGCGGTGTTCGCGTGGCTCATCAGGATGGGAAACATCGTGCCCCCGGGGCTAAACATCGCGACCATCGGCGAGATTTCCGAGCGCCTCACGCCCGATCTGCTCTCGCTCGTCATCGCACTCGGTGCCGGCGTCGCGGGCATCCTGAGCATCGCGACGGGCGTCTCGGTCGCGCTCGTCGGCGTCATGATCGCCGCCGCGCTCATCCCGCCCGCTGCGACGGCGGGCATCGCCATCGCCTTCGGCGAACCGGCGGCTGCGATCGGCTCGACGGTCCTCGTGTTCGTCAACGTGCTCTCGGTCAACCTCGCGGGGCTGGTCACGCTGTGGTACACCGGCTACCGCCCGGAGAGCCTGTTCGACCTCGAGCCGACGCGGGCCCGCATTCGACGCCAGATCGGCGCGCTCGCGCTCGTCGTGCTCGTCTTCTCGGCGTTTCTCGGCGGGATCACCTACTCCACCTACCAGACGGGGTCGTTCGAACAGGACGCTCGAGACGAGGCCGTGGCGGTCCTCGAGGAGAACGGCGACGACCTCCAGCTGATCGACCTCGAGGTCGTGTTGAACGACGACTACCCCTTCCGCGGGCCCGAGCGCGTCGTGGTCACGATCGGGGTTCCCCCGGACGAGGCCGACCCCGACCTCGCCGAAGAGTTACACGAGCGGATCAATCAGCACGCAGACGAACCCGTCGGCGTTCAGGTGCGG
- a CDS encoding GNAT family N-acetyltransferase gives MKIRSATSADREAIRAVARETWHDTYDDLEADTIDAVVDEWYGDDELETAIGGWHGDDLDVSLEGIDTVLLVAEVGGEVVGFTHALADGEEGDVLRMYVHPDHQDAGVGTALHQHLRERLVELGVTRMRAFDLASNEASRTFYEGLDFEETDRGTVQIGDGTYDEAVYTLEF, from the coding sequence ATGAAGATTAGATCGGCGACCTCCGCCGACCGCGAGGCGATTCGTGCGGTCGCTCGAGAGACGTGGCACGATACCTACGACGACCTCGAGGCCGACACCATCGACGCGGTCGTCGACGAGTGGTACGGGGACGACGAACTCGAGACGGCGATCGGCGGCTGGCACGGCGACGACCTCGACGTCTCGCTCGAGGGGATCGACACCGTGCTCCTCGTCGCCGAGGTAGGCGGTGAGGTCGTGGGGTTCACTCACGCACTCGCCGACGGCGAGGAGGGCGACGTCCTGCGGATGTACGTCCACCCCGACCACCAGGACGCCGGCGTCGGCACCGCCCTCCACCAGCACCTGCGCGAACGACTGGTGGAACTCGGCGTCACGCGAATGCGGGCGTTCGACCTCGCCTCGAACGAGGCGTCACGGACGTTCTACGAGGGACTCGACTTCGAGGAGACCGACCGGGGGACCGTCCAGATCGGCGATGGGACGTACGACGAAGCGGTGTACACGCTCGAGTTTTGA
- a CDS encoding ABC transporter permease yields MKSLLSTVSRSATDRPPIGLTLLAGAIAASMVFPLTWLLLQAANVQPDRAWQLLASPRTFDVLFNSILLMAGVTAASVLVGVPLAYLTVRTDLPFRRFWTIAVALPLVVPSYIGAFTFVSAFGPRGEFHSILAPLGIERLPEIYGLPGSILVITLYTYPYVYLTTRAALLSFDTRLVDAARTLNHGRWRTFRRVTLPHLRPAIAAGALLAALYAVSDFGTPAIMRLPVFTREIYVENQMFGREYASLLSLQLLAIVLVVLALESRIRPDETIHSDGSGRSGESRVTLGKWRWPATLLPATVSSVALVVPVWILGLWLVRADSGRRADLAFEWSYAFNSVTVSFVTALLAAAAALPVAYFAAKHDSPLATIFERATYVGFAVPGIVLAFALVYFGTGYAPAIYQTLPLLVFAYVVRFMPQAVGSIRTTTLQIDPALVESARTLGDAPLGAFRRVTLPLIAPGVSAGAALVFLTTMKELPATLVLRPAGFETLVTQIWRAQEAAYFQYAAVPALLIIVVSGFSMVIMLSQERLH; encoded by the coding sequence ATGAAATCACTGCTCTCGACTGTCTCCCGATCCGCGACCGATCGTCCCCCGATAGGGCTGACGCTGCTCGCGGGCGCGATCGCTGCCAGTATGGTCTTTCCGCTGACGTGGCTCTTGCTCCAGGCGGCGAACGTCCAGCCGGACCGCGCCTGGCAGTTGCTCGCCAGCCCGCGAACGTTCGACGTCCTGTTCAACAGCATCCTGCTGATGGCCGGCGTGACGGCGGCGTCGGTGCTGGTCGGCGTTCCGCTTGCCTACCTCACGGTGCGTACCGATCTCCCGTTTCGTCGCTTCTGGACGATCGCCGTGGCGTTGCCGCTGGTCGTTCCAAGCTACATCGGCGCGTTCACGTTCGTCTCTGCGTTCGGCCCTCGAGGCGAGTTTCACTCGATCCTGGCACCGCTCGGAATCGAGCGACTCCCCGAGATCTACGGCCTGCCGGGGTCGATCCTCGTCATCACGCTCTACACGTATCCGTACGTCTACCTGACGACCAGGGCGGCGCTGTTGTCGTTCGACACGAGACTCGTCGACGCCGCACGCACGCTCAACCACGGGCGGTGGCGGACGTTCCGTCGCGTCACCCTCCCTCACCTCAGGCCGGCGATCGCCGCCGGCGCGTTGCTCGCCGCGCTGTACGCGGTCTCCGACTTCGGGACGCCCGCCATCATGCGTCTGCCAGTTTTCACTCGCGAGATCTACGTCGAGAATCAGATGTTCGGCCGGGAGTACGCGTCGTTGCTCTCCTTGCAACTGCTCGCGATCGTCCTCGTCGTGCTGGCACTCGAGTCGCGGATCCGCCCGGACGAGACCATCCACAGCGACGGCTCCGGTCGGTCGGGCGAGTCGCGGGTCACGCTCGGCAAGTGGCGGTGGCCGGCGACGCTGCTGCCGGCGACGGTGTCGTCGGTGGCGCTCGTCGTCCCGGTCTGGATTCTCGGCCTCTGGCTCGTCCGTGCCGACAGCGGCCGACGTGCAGACCTCGCTTTCGAGTGGAGCTATGCGTTCAACTCGGTTACCGTGTCTTTCGTGACAGCACTCCTCGCCGCCGCGGCTGCCCTCCCCGTCGCGTACTTCGCCGCCAAGCACGACTCCCCGCTCGCGACGATCTTCGAGCGGGCGACCTACGTCGGCTTCGCGGTGCCGGGAATCGTCCTCGCGTTCGCGCTGGTCTACTTCGGTACCGGCTACGCCCCCGCGATCTACCAGACGCTTCCGCTGCTCGTGTTCGCGTACGTCGTGCGCTTTATGCCCCAGGCCGTCGGATCCATCCGGACCACGACGCTGCAGATCGATCCGGCACTCGTCGAGTCGGCGCGCACGCTCGGCGACGCCCCGCTCGGCGCGTTTCGACGGGTCACGCTTCCGCTCATCGCGCCCGGCGTAAGCGCCGGCGCGGCGCTCGTGTTCCTCACCACGATGAAAGAACTCCCGGCGACGCTCGTCCTCCGGCCGGCCGGGTTCGAGACGCTCGTCACCCAGATCTGGCGCGCACAGGAGGCCGCCTACTTCCAGTACGCCGCCGTCCCCGCCTTGCTCATCATCGTCGTCTCCGGCTTCTCGATGGTGATCATGCTCTCGCAGGAGCGACTCCACTGA
- a CDS encoding gluconate 2-dehydrogenase subunit 3 family protein — translation MELTRRDAVAALATLGVGGAAALGVRDWQRDDRGDVVDDELVQDTLVAAAEVVYPSDVSGTAAFVETFLEGRLEREAHARGLRETTAAFNDVSEQWHGDEFPALSPADRDRMLREVGADTAEETPDGTLAERVRYYVVNDLLLALYASPTGGELVGIENPQGHPGGIDTYQRGPEA, via the coding sequence ATGGAGCTGACCAGACGCGACGCGGTCGCCGCGCTGGCCACGCTCGGCGTCGGCGGCGCGGCCGCTCTCGGCGTTCGTGACTGGCAACGCGACGACCGAGGTGACGTCGTCGACGACGAACTCGTCCAGGACACGCTGGTCGCCGCCGCCGAGGTCGTCTACCCCTCCGACGTCTCGGGGACGGCAGCGTTCGTCGAGACGTTCCTCGAGGGACGCCTCGAGCGGGAGGCACACGCACGCGGGCTGCGCGAGACGACGGCAGCGTTCAACGACGTGTCGGAACAGTGGCACGGCGACGAGTTCCCGGCGCTGTCGCCGGCGGATCGAGATCGAATGCTCCGGGAGGTCGGTGCGGACACCGCCGAGGAAACCCCAGACGGGACGCTGGCCGAACGGGTGCGCTACTACGTGGTCAACGACCTGCTGCTGGCGCTTTACGCCTCGCCGACCGGCGGGGAACTCGTCGGAATCGAGAACCCGCAGGGTCACCCCGGCGGGATCGACACCTACCAGCGGGGGCCGGAGGCGTGA
- the engB gene encoding GTP-binding protein EngB has protein sequence MFDTRPDREAEVVLVGRSNVGKSTLMRKLTGHSFDTGGKPGVTREPNHYDWAPEDFVLTDLPGFGFMSGVDEDRREAIKTDIVHYIEEYADNILVAILVVDGKSVVDIIDRHSGPDEIPYDVEMFHFLRELGIPTVVAVNKMDKVDDRDERLDELCDRLGLHPPWQQWQDTIAPISAKRDQLEPLYEAVRTHLHEQQRDDLFKFF, from the coding sequence ATGTTCGACACGCGCCCGGATCGCGAAGCCGAAGTCGTCCTCGTCGGTCGCTCGAACGTCGGCAAATCGACGCTCATGCGGAAGCTCACCGGTCACAGCTTCGACACCGGCGGGAAGCCAGGCGTCACTCGCGAGCCGAACCACTACGACTGGGCGCCCGAGGACTTCGTGCTCACGGATCTGCCCGGTTTCGGCTTCATGAGCGGCGTCGACGAGGATCGACGGGAGGCGATCAAGACCGACATCGTCCACTACATAGAGGAGTACGCCGACAACATTCTCGTCGCCATCCTCGTCGTCGATGGCAAGAGCGTCGTCGACATCATCGACCGCCACTCCGGCCCCGACGAGATCCCCTACGACGTCGAGATGTTCCACTTCCTGCGCGAGCTGGGGATTCCGACGGTCGTCGCCGTCAACAAGATGGACAAGGTCGACGACCGCGACGAACGGCTCGACGAACTCTGTGACCGACTCGGACTCCACCCGCCGTGGCAACAGTGGCAAGACACCATCGCCCCGATCAGCGCCAAACGCGACCAGCTCGAGCCCCTCTACGAGGCCGTTCGCACCCACCTCCACGAACAGCAGCGCGACGATCTGTTCAAGTTCTTCTAG